A region of Epinephelus fuscoguttatus linkage group LG1, E.fuscoguttatus.final_Chr_v1 DNA encodes the following proteins:
- the LOC125885826 gene encoding P2Y purinoceptor 1-like, whose protein sequence is MSLNITCESINLNFTHAFLPPVFITVFVVGTLSNIWGLRSVYCSWNKIGSINIFMFNLGVADLLYLFTLPFLVYYYARSSHWPFGQPFCKVTRFCFNLNLYGSIGFLTCISIYRYLGIVHPMRVMGKITSRHSLAISTLVWLFVIIQILPDLFFDKTDLKHPDACFDTTSNDMIRRYLPYSIGWTVTGFAIPLLIILVCYGHVVVVLSKKANINPLLKQRCLKLVVILVILFSICFIPYHVFRNVNLSTRISKLDGICYTSFRGIYIAHQIGRCLACLNSAINPLIYIVGNDEFLMKLHRLNMRARLSLAGLRGAVIYRKPVEADSPQETHDNSDLMKG, encoded by the coding sequence ATGTCTTTAAATATCACCTGCGAGAGCATCAACCTGAATTTTACGCACGCCTTTCTGCCGCCCGTCttcatcactgtgtttgttgTCGGGACGCTGTCAAACATCTGGGGGCTGAGGAGTGTGTACTGCAGCTGGAACAAAATCGGAAGCATTAACATCTTCATGTTCAATCTGGGGGTGGCGGACCTGCTGTACCTGTTCACCCTGCCGTTCCTCGTGTACTATTACGCACGCAGCAGCCACTGGCCGTTCGGCCAGCCTTTCTGCAAGGTGACACGCTTCTGCTTCAACCTTAACCTTTATGGCAGCATCGGCTTCCTCACCTGTATCAGCATCTACAGGTACCTGGGCATCGTGCACCCCATGAGAGTGATGGGGAAAATCACTAGCCGCCACTCGCTGGCCATAAGCACCCTGGTCTGGCTTTTCGTCATTATCCAGATCCTCCCTGATTTGTTTTTCGACAAGACTGACTTAAAACACCCAGACGCGTGTTTCGACACCACCTCGAACGACATGATTAGACGCTACCTGCCATACAGCATCGGCTGGACTGTCACAGGGTTTGCCATACCACTGCTGATCATTTTGGTGTGTTATGGACACGTTGTTGTGGTTCTCTCCAAAAAAGCCAACATCAACCCTCTGCTGAAGCAGCGGTGTTTGAAATTGGTCGTGATTCTGGTGATACTGTTCTCCATCTGTTTTATCCCCTACCACGTGTTTCGAAATGTTAATCTGAGCACCAGGATTTCAAAATTAGATGGGATTTGCTACACCAGCTTCCGCGGCATCTACATTGCGCACCAGATCGGCAGATGCCTGGCTTGTCTCAACAGCGCAATAAACCCGCTGATTTATATTGTAGGAAATGATGAGTTCCTAATGAAGCTTCATCGGCTCAACATGCGGGCCCGGCTGTCTCTGGCCGGCCTGAGAGGCGCAGTCATTTACCGCAAACCCGTGGAAGCCGACTCGCCGCAAGAGACTCACGATAACTCGGACCTGATGAAAGGATAA